Genomic DNA from Leucobacter triazinivorans:
ATCGGGGTGCCCTCGGCCGTGGACTGATCCTGGTGGATCCACTGCCAGATCTGCGAGCGGCTGATCTCGGCCGTGGCGGCGTCCTCCATCAGGTTGTCGAGCGCGACGGCCCCGAGACCGCGCAGCCAGGCCTCGATGTAGCGGATCCCGACGGACACGTTGTCGCGCACGCCGGCCTCGGTGATATCGCGCCCGATGCGCACGTCGAGCAGTTGGGCCGCGGTCACGTCGACGTCGTCGCGCTGACGATCCACCTGGTTGGGCCTGCGCCCGAGCACGGCGTCGAACTCGGCCCGGGCGACCGGGATGAGATCGGGGTGCGCCACCCACGTGCCGTCGAAACCGTCGTTCGCCTCGCGGTGCTTGTCGGCGCGCACCTTCTCCTCGGCCCGGGCGGTGACCTCGGGATCGCGCCGGTTCGGGATGAACGCGCTCATGCCGCCGATCGCGTGGGCGCCCCGCTTGTGGCACGTCTTGACGAGCAGCTCGGTGTAGGCCCGCATGAAGGGCACGGTCATGGTGACCTCGCTGCGATCCGGGAGCACGAAGCGGGCCCCGCGGCCGCGGTAGTTCTTGATGATCGAGAAGATGTAGTCCCACCGCCCGGCGTTGAGGCCCGCGATGTGATCGCGCATGACGTAGAGGATCTCCTCCATCTCGAAGGCGGCGGGCAGCGTCTCGATGAGCACGGTCGCGCGGATCGTGCCGTGAGCGAGGCCGAGGGCCTGCTCGGTGTAGGTGAAGATGTCGTCCCAGAGCTTCGCCTCCTCGCTCGACTCGATCTTGGCGATGTAGAAGTAGGGCCCCCGCCCGCGCGCGACGAGCTCCTCGGCGTTGTGGAACGCGTAGAGTCCGAAGTCGACCAGGCTGCCGGAGGCGGCTCCGGCGCGGCCCTGCGCATCGACGAATCTGAGGTGCTTCTCGACCAGGTGCCACCCTCGCGGCCGCATGACGATCGTGGGAGTGCGCTCGGCGGTGACGCGATACTGCTTGCCCTCGGGGCTCGTGTACTCCAGTCGCCCGCGGATCGCGTCGAACAGCGAGAGCTGCCCGCCGATCACGTTGCGCCAGGTCGGGCTGGTGGCGTCCTCCTGATCGGCGAGCCAGACCTGCGCACCCGAGTTCATCGCATTGACCGTCATCTTCGGGTCGGTAGGGCCGGTGATCTCGACGCGACGATCCTCGAGACCGGGGCCCGCTCCGGCCACCCGCCACGAGTCGTCCTCGCGAATGGCCCGGGTGTCCTCGCGGAACTTCGGATCGCGCCCGTTGCCGATCTCGTAGCGGCGGCGCTGCCGCTCGGCGAGCCGTTCATGGCGGCTGCTGGCGAATCGGTGATGCAGCTCGGTGAGGAACTGCAGGGCATCGGGGGTGAGGATCTCGTCGCTGCGGTCGAACGGGCGACCGAGAACTTCGATGCGGGCGGTGCCTGAGGAGATGGCGGTCTGACTTGACAGTGGAGCCGCCTGCATGGTGGTCATGATCTGATCCTTCGTGTGGGTGATTGCGGGGTAGTTCCATCCTGGGGGAGCCGAAGGGCCCCCGAGGGGTGAGTTCGGGGATGAAATTCTGCGATTCTTCTGCTTGCCGGAAGATCGGGCCTCTGGCACCATGGGGGCATGACACTTCTCGAAACGGGAGCCGACGCCCTTCGGAGCGCCGAGCTCGACCCGGAGGAGGGCGGCGACGCTCTCACGCTCGGCCGGCGCATCCGGGAGCGGCGCACTCGGATGGGCCTGACGCTCGAACAGCTGGCGTCAGCGGTCGACCGGGCGCCGTCGCAGCTCTCGGCGATCGAGAACGGCAAACGCGAGCCCCGGCTTCCGCTGCTGCGCGCGCTCGCCGCAGCCCTCGACT
This window encodes:
- the aceB gene encoding malate synthase A; translation: MTTMQAAPLSSQTAISSGTARIEVLGRPFDRSDEILTPDALQFLTELHHRFASSRHERLAERQRRRYEIGNGRDPKFREDTRAIREDDSWRVAGAGPGLEDRRVEITGPTDPKMTVNAMNSGAQVWLADQEDATSPTWRNVIGGQLSLFDAIRGRLEYTSPEGKQYRVTAERTPTIVMRPRGWHLVEKHLRFVDAQGRAGAASGSLVDFGLYAFHNAEELVARGRGPYFYIAKIESSEEAKLWDDIFTYTEQALGLAHGTIRATVLIETLPAAFEMEEILYVMRDHIAGLNAGRWDYIFSIIKNYRGRGARFVLPDRSEVTMTVPFMRAYTELLVKTCHKRGAHAIGGMSAFIPNRRDPEVTARAEEKVRADKHREANDGFDGTWVAHPDLIPVARAEFDAVLGRRPNQVDRQRDDVDVTAAQLLDVRIGRDITEAGVRDNVSVGIRYIEAWLRGLGAVALDNLMEDAATAEISRSQIWQWIHQDQSTAEGTPITREWVAALVRETVDGFARFEGDRFDDAAELFADVALGDDFPTFLTVPAYSRYLVDA